A genomic stretch from bacterium includes:
- a CDS encoding S8 family serine peptidase → MRTRIVALFCLLLPALLHAIPDHSFAKDRIWIKLSESFSQTANRAGDGTFTIPTGSFALDAFMAREGIEKLDPLFPFSKVTQSDPLFYKHNLHRHYRIQFKKVFSLSELESLAKRAATLSEIVEAAPIPVYKPCWTPNDWSINDMWGLAAMNVDEAWDHGRTTDSDFIAVTLDTGVDYDHEDLTDNVVANSVEDWNRNGRWDSSWWLPDHQGGDRNLLDDDNNGYIDDVMGWDFVNVTMSSQSRINGEDYDDSDNEPYDFHGHGTHVAGTLAARTNNSRGVPSASRNIKMIPLRVGCAYINSNNDTTSGLYSDYAASAIHYAHNRGARVISMSFGGYNTNNALEDAINWATDHGALCFAAAGNDDTSAVVYPARHANSICVGASDRNYTKAGFSSYGPDVDVSAPGTGIWSTMVNNALHPTNYISWQGTSMAAPNAAAVASWLWTIYPQKSNQEIRWALTHGVRLFPDSLQMGSGVVTMDTSFYLLAKPLRVFWKEGDKLYIGDTAGIRIRTLESNPNRQYRFEIKRAMNNWQWETLQQAAIGSLSGFSIAYPVTYPTDVVMFRISFVDDPAVVDSTFPLIEVARPAQILSNFNSVYWIGDGPIIGSELRRPYSDEYHFQLTHNYGAANTIWTDIHRDYNHEYFRWDPTYPLTDSGRVRVIIPTIPGVGDTCNRTFMIRPYNHVFWPNSGSFRFGETIDLTWESPQTHLVRIQLNRAFPDTNGWVTVADSLVDTGHYDFVVTPLHSTTARFRILNQDNLTLGDTTDNNLIFSDDRVLLSPNGGEFWRIGASQEIRWGSYLPVENQYASIYLNRNYPTGAWESIAHVQNSGSTNWTVTGPATTNARIKIMNAATMRGDTSDASFVIRNSSFQLTDPQNGAAWYIGGWGGVRWTTLSASEGAVRIQLNRNYPSQFWETIIDSTADDGYDSWSVSGTTGSNMRVRIRSRSDTLNCDTLPHNFSILQGWPMVYPNGFETWYVDSTYQIHWGTYSGLGTVHLDLNRNYPTGTWERLFAATANDGYQNWQVTGAITDHARMRVMVTSNPFPGDTSDFDFAIRGFSRISVADTLDLGAGAIGANVTRALWVKNVGADTLRIDSVRWTGTYSVMSPYSRIAPGDSAQFVITWQVATTGQINTFRIYHNSPSDPNPYNVILKGDWYRSFPYWETFSDNNGAPLGWTTQNPDNRLGWASMLDNGNYSRFMPNAAYNYPGERDYLISPRLNSGGVVYPAMQFDVSYGPSSNHDSLRVECSIDNGVTYPYLLFYSGGEQLRTRTTPLIPDTWMTFSATFPQAAYFCNSVRVRFVSISYHGDDLYIDNVVFREGLPQLTISPRYLDFGSVVRGQPGSRQLWFKNPGNANLHVTGITLPIGVTTALQDFAVVMNDSIPITINWLPQTETVLWDSLTIISNAGNSPRITIPVVGLSVMPLDAIQPAGTLQAAATVPGVTLTWNASPSEVSGYHIYRSDSLPFFTPPEGNLLGVTSAATLRYRDSTFSQKAYYRVSAFLRSEFSTFTGDDALNEHGFAVVETPERKAILSGTDRFWATGRRGLLTKYAQSGAALSTQYFTTPAHVNNIVQFCAGTLVITGYQGNGAALIAMMLDSNGSQQWTATKPLSLVSYFYRTGAVRTFDNGLLMVGGSRNGLPNADLLLWKVDRNGADVWTRTHAITASDDDHGVCVAPAIDQGWLVGGGSYSAGSWLVRIDDAGNRTWTRFYGGGAVSHFQCVLPESDGGAALFGYTTALGAANGDAWLVRVNAVGDTLFTRTFNRGGNEYCPAAVKTIDGGYVFLIANSYENTNGDIRLVKINASGVIQWERTFDSGGDDNGRALTLCADGGFLIGGANRSNSTTQSGNAWIIRTDASGFVIMQ, encoded by the coding sequence ATGCGTACCCGAATTGTTGCGCTGTTTTGTCTGTTGCTTCCCGCACTGCTCCATGCTATTCCCGATCATAGTTTTGCTAAAGACCGCATCTGGATAAAACTATCCGAAAGCTTTTCGCAAACGGCGAACCGCGCTGGTGATGGCACGTTTACTATACCTACCGGTTCGTTCGCTTTAGATGCGTTTATGGCGCGGGAAGGCATCGAGAAACTGGATCCACTCTTTCCGTTTAGTAAAGTCACCCAAAGCGATCCACTCTTCTACAAACATAATCTCCATCGCCACTATCGCATCCAATTCAAAAAAGTGTTTTCGTTATCTGAATTGGAGAGTTTAGCGAAACGCGCGGCGACGCTTTCGGAAATCGTCGAAGCGGCACCCATTCCCGTATATAAACCATGCTGGACTCCCAACGATTGGTCGATAAACGATATGTGGGGACTTGCGGCGATGAATGTCGATGAGGCATGGGATCATGGTCGCACGACCGATAGCGATTTCATTGCTGTTACCCTCGATACCGGAGTGGATTATGATCACGAAGACTTAACCGACAATGTGGTTGCCAATTCGGTAGAAGACTGGAACCGGAATGGAAGGTGGGATAGCTCGTGGTGGCTGCCTGACCATCAAGGCGGCGATAGGAATTTACTCGACGATGATAACAATGGATACATTGACGACGTCATGGGATGGGATTTTGTTAATGTCACGATGAGTTCCCAGTCACGGATAAATGGCGAAGATTATGATGATTCCGATAACGAGCCGTACGATTTTCATGGACATGGTACGCACGTCGCTGGAACGCTTGCCGCGCGGACGAACAATTCACGCGGTGTCCCCTCAGCTTCCCGTAACATCAAGATGATTCCTCTTCGCGTCGGTTGTGCGTATATCAATTCGAATAACGATACCACTTCCGGCCTCTACTCCGATTATGCTGCCTCAGCTATCCATTATGCCCATAATCGCGGAGCAAGAGTAATCAGCATGAGCTTTGGCGGTTACAACACGAATAACGCATTAGAAGATGCAATTAATTGGGCGACCGATCATGGAGCATTGTGTTTCGCCGCAGCAGGTAACGATGACACATCAGCAGTGGTTTATCCAGCTCGTCATGCAAATAGCATTTGTGTAGGAGCTTCAGATCGCAACTACACCAAGGCGGGCTTTTCCAGTTACGGTCCGGATGTCGATGTTTCCGCACCGGGTACCGGTATATGGTCGACGATGGTGAATAATGCGCTTCACCCGACGAATTACATCTCATGGCAGGGTACGTCAATGGCGGCGCCCAACGCGGCGGCGGTCGCATCATGGTTGTGGACGATTTACCCACAGAAATCCAATCAGGAGATTCGCTGGGCGTTAACACACGGGGTACGATTGTTTCCCGATTCGTTGCAAATGGGTTCGGGCGTCGTTACGATGGATACGTCGTTCTACTTGTTGGCGAAACCACTGCGGGTATTCTGGAAGGAAGGAGATAAACTATACATCGGTGATACTGCCGGAATCCGCATTCGAACATTAGAGTCGAATCCCAATCGCCAGTACCGGTTTGAAATCAAACGGGCGATGAACAATTGGCAATGGGAAACCCTGCAGCAAGCGGCAATCGGATCGCTCAGCGGCTTTTCGATAGCGTATCCAGTGACATACCCAACCGACGTGGTGATGTTCCGGATTTCCTTTGTTGACGATCCCGCTGTCGTCGATTCAACTTTTCCGCTGATTGAAGTGGCTCGACCGGCGCAGATTTTATCTAACTTCAATAGCGTTTATTGGATTGGAGATGGTCCAATAATCGGATCGGAATTACGGCGTCCTTACTCAGATGAATATCACTTCCAGTTAACTCATAATTATGGCGCAGCCAATACAATTTGGACGGACATCCATCGCGATTATAATCACGAGTATTTTCGTTGGGACCCCACTTATCCGCTGACCGATAGTGGGCGTGTTCGTGTTATCATTCCTACTATTCCCGGGGTCGGAGATACCTGCAACCGGACGTTTATGATCCGTCCATACAATCATGTTTTTTGGCCAAATAGCGGTTCCTTCCGGTTTGGCGAAACCATCGATCTGACATGGGAATCGCCGCAAACCCATTTGGTGAGAATTCAACTAAACCGTGCATTTCCTGATACGAACGGATGGGTAACCGTTGCCGATAGTTTGGTCGATACCGGACATTACGATTTTGTTGTAACACCGCTGCACAGTACTACTGCCCGATTCCGGATTTTGAATCAGGACAACTTGACTTTGGGTGATACCACCGACAACAACTTAATTTTTTCCGACGACCGGGTATTATTATCGCCGAATGGTGGTGAATTCTGGCGGATTGGCGCGTCACAAGAGATTCGCTGGGGTTCCTATCTACCGGTTGAGAATCAGTATGCTTCGATTTATCTCAATCGAAATTATCCAACCGGAGCATGGGAATCGATTGCCCACGTTCAAAACTCCGGTAGTACCAATTGGACAGTTACGGGACCCGCAACCACCAATGCCCGCATCAAAATCATGAATGCGGCAACGATGCGGGGCGATACTTCCGATGCGTCGTTTGTTATTCGCAATAGCAGTTTCCAATTGACCGACCCGCAAAACGGAGCTGCGTGGTATATCGGCGGTTGGGGCGGCGTTCGATGGACAACTTTAAGCGCCAGCGAAGGTGCGGTGCGGATTCAACTGAATCGCAACTATCCTTCGCAATTTTGGGAAACGATTATCGATAGCACTGCCGACGATGGTTACGATTCCTGGTCGGTAAGTGGTACCACCGGCAGCAATATGCGGGTGCGAATTCGTAGTCGCAGCGATACATTGAATTGCGACACCCTTCCCCACAATTTTTCCATTCTACAAGGCTGGCCAATGGTCTATCCCAACGGATTTGAAACATGGTATGTCGACTCAACCTATCAAATCCATTGGGGGACTTACAGCGGTCTCGGCACGGTACATCTCGATCTGAATCGTAATTATCCGACTGGAACATGGGAACGGTTGTTTGCCGCGACTGCAAATGACGGATATCAAAATTGGCAGGTAACGGGTGCGATAACGGATCATGCGCGAATGCGGGTGATGGTTACCTCGAATCCCTTTCCCGGGGATACCTCCGATTTCGATTTTGCAATTCGGGGATTCTCGCGAATCTCGGTTGCAGACACGCTCGACTTAGGGGCAGGTGCGATTGGTGCGAATGTTACCCGCGCGCTTTGGGTGAAAAATGTTGGTGCGGATACCCTGCGCATCGATTCGGTACGTTGGACGGGCACATATTCCGTGATGTCTCCCTATTCCCGGATTGCACCGGGTGATAGCGCGCAGTTTGTCATTACGTGGCAGGTAGCGACGACCGGTCAGATTAACACCTTCCGGATTTATCATAATTCACCGTCGGACCCGAATCCCTACAATGTGATTTTGAAAGGGGACTGGTATCGCTCCTTCCCCTATTGGGAAACCTTTAGCGATAACAACGGTGCGCCACTTGGATGGACGACCCAGAACCCCGATAACCGGCTCGGCTGGGCATCGATGTTGGATAACGGAAACTACAGCCGGTTCATGCCGAATGCCGCCTACAACTATCCCGGCGAACGCGATTACTTGATTTCTCCCCGCCTAAATTCAGGTGGGGTGGTGTATCCGGCAATGCAATTCGACGTGAGTTACGGACCATCGTCAAATCACGATTCACTGCGGGTTGAGTGTTCCATCGACAACGGTGTAACCTATCCCTATTTGCTGTTCTATAGCGGCGGTGAACAATTGCGGACACGCACGACGCCGCTTATTCCCGATACGTGGATGACCTTCTCTGCGACGTTCCCGCAAGCCGCCTATTTTTGTAATTCGGTGCGGGTGCGGTTTGTGTCAATTTCCTATCATGGCGACGATTTATATATCGATAACGTTGTGTTCCGGGAAGGGCTCCCTCAATTGACTATTTCGCCGCGTTATCTCGATTTCGGTAGTGTGGTGCGCGGACAACCGGGTAGCCGACAGCTTTGGTTCAAAAATCCCGGCAATGCAAATTTACACGTTACCGGAATTACGTTGCCGATTGGTGTCACCACCGCGCTGCAGGATTTTGCCGTAGTGATGAATGACTCGATTCCGATAACCATCAATTGGTTGCCGCAAACCGAGACCGTGTTGTGGGATTCGTTGACGATTATCTCCAATGCAGGGAATTCACCTCGGATTACGATACCAGTGGTGGGATTGTCGGTGATGCCGCTGGATGCAATCCAACCGGCGGGAACATTGCAAGCCGCCGCGACCGTTCCCGGCGTCACTTTAACGTGGAATGCATCGCCATCAGAAGTATCCGGGTATCATATTTATCGCAGCGATTCACTCCCATTTTTTACACCGCCCGAAGGAAATCTGTTGGGGGTTACGTCCGCCGCGACATTGCGTTATCGTGACAGCACATTCTCGCAAAAAGCCTACTACCGTGTATCGGCATTTCTTCGCTCAGAGTTCTCTACTTTCACCGGGGACGATGCTCTCAACGAACATGGGTTTGCCGTCGTAGAAACTCCCGAGCGGAAAGCGATACTATCCGGTACCGACCGATTTTGGGCGACGGGTCGACGCGGGTTACTCACGAAATACGCGCAATCCGGCGCCGCGCTTTCTACTCAATATTTTACTACGCCGGCTCATGTCAACAACATCGTGCAATTTTGCGCAGGAACTCTTGTAATCACTGGCTATCAAGGCAACGGCGCTGCGCTGATTGCAATGATGCTCGATTCCAATGGCAGTCAACAATGGACGGCGACCAAACCGCTGTCGTTGGTTTCTTACTTCTATCGTACCGGAGCGGTGCGAACGTTCGATAACGGTTTATTGATGGTAGGCGGTAGCCGGAATGGACTGCCGAATGCCGACTTGTTGCTTTGGAAAGTGGATCGTAACGGCGCCGATGTATGGACCCGTACTCATGCGATTACCGCGAGCGACGATGACCATGGCGTATGTGTCGCTCCAGCAATCGATCAAGGGTGGTTGGTAGGCGGCGGTTCCTATAGCGCGGGGAGTTGGCTGGTGCGGATCGATGATGCCGGTAATCGCACCTGGACCCGATTCTACGGCGGTGGCGCAGTTTCCCACTTCCAATGTGTCCTTCCCGAAAGCGATGGCGGTGCGGCGCTGTTTGGCTACACGACA
- a CDS encoding alpha/beta hydrolase, whose translation MSAPEHGGKTTVFILPGLLGTVASDWAPHWEQIRNAGYEPVGVDWPGHGTDSSHLDHFTIAGLVEHVLAKMDTVETNPCLLWGYSLGGYIGLEVERQQPGRLSGLWMHATKFYWTDDEIAAFREQFDPETMPAKYRETLQKIHGERWEELLTANIALFDEIVDNGLTDDDLEIIRMPVLVTTGDQDDLVKSDEVEQLADILMNGELSILSGVRHPLHSSRSSLILPAGIEFSDRVLG comes from the coding sequence ATGTCAGCACCTGAGCACGGCGGCAAAACGACCGTGTTTATCCTGCCCGGTCTATTAGGGACTGTTGCGAGCGACTGGGCGCCCCATTGGGAGCAGATTCGCAACGCCGGTTACGAACCGGTTGGCGTCGATTGGCCCGGACACGGAACCGATTCCTCCCATCTCGATCATTTTACGATCGCCGGACTCGTGGAGCACGTGTTAGCCAAGATGGATACAGTAGAGACGAACCCCTGTTTACTATGGGGTTACAGTTTAGGCGGCTACATCGGACTCGAAGTCGAGCGGCAACAGCCCGGGCGGTTGAGTGGTCTCTGGATGCATGCGACAAAATTCTATTGGACGGACGATGAGATTGCTGCGTTTCGAGAGCAGTTCGATCCTGAGACGATGCCAGCGAAATATCGGGAGACGTTGCAGAAAATTCACGGTGAGCGTTGGGAGGAGTTGTTGACAGCTAATATCGCACTCTTCGACGAAATTGTCGACAATGGTTTGACTGACGACGATTTGGAGATAATCCGAATGCCGGTTTTGGTCACGACTGGCGATCAAGACGATTTGGTGAAAAGCGATGAAGTCGAACAACTTGCCGATATCTTGATGAATGGCGAACTATCGATCCTTTCCGGGGTGAGACATCCGTTGCATTCGAGTCGTTCTTCTCTAATTCTACCCGCCGGTATCGAATTCAGCGACCGTGTCCTCGGCTGA
- a CDS encoding ImmA/IrrE family metallo-endopeptidase: MSSADLFPDAVDPDELAKRVIPLPGDALPGIDEAASPFLIALCQRYHVGVELGFYHTTNFKIGRSIYLDRNLSPERQNFSFCHELAHLLLEHDNETHPSQEEEFLANQLAARLLLPDATFGLDAKSLPLAALKEKYPYASWEAILRRKLQFRHGVGTIVDEGKITFRGASPSIAFPHHPSPNEWGIIRDAFNEACSLFREQDGLTMTADYVDTGSGVRRVLLWTEWEEL, encoded by the coding sequence GTGTCCTCGGCTGACCTCTTTCCCGACGCCGTCGATCCCGACGAATTAGCGAAACGCGTGATACCGTTGCCGGGCGATGCTTTGCCCGGCATCGACGAAGCAGCATCCCCCTTTCTGATCGCCCTTTGTCAACGTTATCATGTTGGTGTCGAATTAGGTTTCTACCACACCACCAATTTTAAAATTGGTCGTTCGATTTACCTTGATCGGAATCTCTCGCCGGAACGGCAAAACTTCTCCTTTTGTCATGAACTTGCTCATTTACTACTCGAACACGATAACGAAACCCACCCTTCGCAGGAAGAGGAGTTTCTCGCCAATCAATTGGCAGCACGTTTGCTATTACCCGACGCAACTTTTGGACTTGACGCCAAGTCGTTGCCACTGGCGGCGCTAAAGGAAAAATATCCTTACGCATCGTGGGAGGCGATTCTCCGCCGCAAACTCCAATTTCGGCATGGCGTCGGAACGATAGTCGATGAAGGGAAAATCACCTTTCGCGGCGCATCTCCGAGTATCGCGTTTCCCCACCATCCGTCACCGAACGAATGGGGTATCATCCGCGATGCCTTCAACGAAGCATGTTCACTCTTTCGAGAGCAGGATGGACTTACCATGACTGCCGATTATGTCGATACAGGGAGTGGTGTGCGGCGGGTGCTCCTCTGGACAGAGTGGGAGGAATTGTAG